One region of Brachybacterium saurashtrense genomic DNA includes:
- the pgeF gene encoding peptidoglycan editing factor PgeF produces the protein MSRPLSPAARAPRHRGARALFTGRDGGVSTGDHASLNLARHVGDDEAAVERNRALLAVEMGAPLVFVDQVHSADVHVLPSSGEVPVLTADALVTDRRDVALAIMVADCLPVLLSDPEAGVVAVAHAGRQGLLGGVLQNTVQAMQGRGARPERLEVSIGPSICGACYEVPESMREETAAQLPAARATTSWGTPALDLRAGAVAVLDAAGVPREAIAAEAPCTLEDERFFSYRRSSRTGRFAGVLRRE, from the coding sequence GCGTCATCGCGGGGCCCGTGCCCTGTTCACGGGACGGGACGGGGGAGTGAGCACGGGAGACCACGCCTCGCTGAACCTGGCCCGGCACGTCGGCGACGACGAGGCCGCGGTGGAGCGCAACCGCGCCCTGCTCGCGGTGGAGATGGGCGCGCCGCTGGTGTTCGTGGACCAGGTGCACTCCGCGGACGTGCACGTGCTCCCGAGCTCGGGCGAGGTGCCGGTCCTCACGGCCGACGCACTGGTCACCGATCGCCGGGACGTGGCACTGGCGATCATGGTCGCCGACTGCCTGCCGGTGCTGCTCAGCGATCCGGAGGCAGGGGTGGTGGCCGTCGCCCATGCGGGGCGGCAGGGGCTGCTGGGTGGGGTGCTGCAGAACACCGTGCAGGCCATGCAGGGCCGGGGTGCCCGCCCGGAGCGCCTCGAGGTGAGCATCGGCCCATCGATCTGCGGTGCGTGCTACGAGGTGCCCGAGTCGATGCGGGAGGAGACGGCCGCGCAGCTGCCCGCCGCCCGTGCGACCACCTCGTGGGGCACGCCGGCGCTCGATCTGCGCGCCGGGGCCGTGGCCGTTCTCGACGCCGCCGGCGTCCCCCGCGAGGCGATCGCCGCGGAGGCTCCCTGCACCCTCGAGGACGAGCGTTTCTTCTCCTACCGCCGCAGCTCCCGCACCGGACGGTTCGCGGGCGTGCTCCGGCGGGAGTGA